A single window of Acanthopagrus latus isolate v.2019 chromosome 1, fAcaLat1.1, whole genome shotgun sequence DNA harbors:
- the zgc:158803 gene encoding LUC7 domain-containing protein produces the protein MSAQAQMRAMLDQLMGTGRDGDTMRQRIKFTDERVCKSHLLDSCPHDILSGTRMDLGECMKVHDLALRADYEIASKEQEYFFELDAAEHLQSFIADCDRRTELAKKRLAETQDEISAEVAAKAERVHELNEEIGKMLARAEQLGGEGNVDEAQQLLEMVEKTRGLKKEAEDVYRNSMPASSFQQQKLRVCEVCSAYLGLHDNDRRLADHFGGKLHLGFIEIREKLDKLRKAVVEKQERMRMRRREEREREDEREREWELEREREREREREREREWERERDRERERRRSRSRSGERYRDGGSSSSHRSRRHRSSHSREEGGDRDRERERKHRHKERHRSRSHSHRHKRKRSSRERTSHTREREGSPSQEKCGEGWRDDKAEFRDWEDRERSPCADTAKGRERERSLSCERDRRSSSEERESGEI, from the exons ATGTCGGCCCAGGCGCAGATGCGAGCGATGCTGGACCAGCTCATGGGGACGGGGAGAGACG gagATACCATGAGGCAGAGAATCAAATTCACAGATGAGCGGGTCTGCAAAAGTCACCTCTTGGATTCATGTCCTCATGACATCCTGTCTGGCACC AGGATGGACCTGGGAGAGTGTATGAAAGTCCATGACTTGGCTCTCAGAGCAGACTACGAGATTGCCTCTAAGGAGCAGGAGTACTTCTTCGAACTTGAT GCTGCTGAGCACCTTCAGTCTTTCATTGCTGACTGCGATCGCAGGACCGAGCTGGCAAAGAAGAGACTAGCCGAGACACAGGATGAGATCAGCGCTGAAGTAGCTGCAAAG GCTGAACGTGTTCACGAGCTGAACGAAGAGATTGGGAAGATGCTTGCTCGAGCCGAGCAGCTCGGGGGTGAGGGGAACGTAGACGAGGCCCAGCAATTGCTGGAAATGGTGGAGAAGACTCGGGGCTTGAAAAAGGAAGCAGAG GATGTGTACAGGAACTCAATGCCAGCCTCAAGCTTTCAACAGCAAAAACTACGGGTGTGTGAGGTGTGCTCTGCCTACTTGGGTCTTCATGACAATGATCGTCGTCTGGCTGACCACTTTGGGGGCAAACTGCACCTCGGCTTCATTGAAATCCGGGAGAAGCTTGACAAGCTACGG aaagcagttgtagagaaacaagaaagaatGCGAATGAGAAGACGAGAGGAACGCGAAAGAGAAGAtgaaagagagcgagagtggGAGCTGGAACGGGAgcgagagcgggagagagaacgcgagagagagcgagagtgggagagagaacGAGACAGGGAGCGGGAGCGTAGGAG gTCAAGATCTAGAAGTGGTGAGCGATACAG GGATGGAGGCAGTTCGTCCTCCCATCGTTCGAGACGCCATCGCTCCTCTCATTCTAGAGAAGAGGGTGGAGACCGGGatcgtgagagagagaggaaacatcGACACAAGGAAAGACATCGCTCACGCTCCCACTCTCACAGGCACAAAAGGAAGAG GTCATCCAGAGAAAGAACATCTCATACCCGTGAAAGAGAAGGCTCACCGTCCCAGGAGAAATGTGGAGAGGGGTGGCGTGATGACAAGGCGGAGTTCAGAGACtgggaggacagggagaggtCCCCCTGTGCGGACACAGCCAAGGGCAGGGAACGAGAGCGATCCCTGTCATGCGAGCGGGACCGACGCTCCAGCTCTGAGGAGCGAGAGTCAGGGGAGATATGA
- the smdt1b gene encoding single-pass membrane protein with aspartate-rich tail 1b, translated as MATRLLRLPLRLSTQNMGVMSRNTGLKTSNISRATQSRTAVSTPSGAILPKPDKTPFGLIRMTIVVVPFLYVGTLISKNFAALLEEHDIFVPEDDDDDD; from the exons ATGGCGACGAGGTTACTGCGGCTCCCACTGCGCCTTTCTACCCAAAATATGGGGGTTATGAGCCGTAACACCGGcttgaaaacatcaaacataTCCAGGGCGACTCAAAGCCGGACGGCAGTATCAACGCCATCGGGGGCAATCTTACCTAAACCGGATAAA ACACCGTTTGGTCTTATCCGTATGACAATAGTGGTGGTGCCTTTCCTGTATGTGGGAACTCTGATCAGCAAGAACTTTGCTGCTCTCTTGGAGGAGCATGACATCTTTGTCCCAGAGgacgatgacgacgatgacTGA
- the LOC119021503 gene encoding nuclear mitotic apparatus protein 1-like, with translation MTRLDPASQRGTESSWMDERRSRSRRASESRGDREKESGYFSPDRRGDRDRQTEEANKRIYRYYERGHPLPSNYVLEPKACVPYRNVNLGLPSQRRNPDTYLQEAWRSESPERYTYHSNFRRGTDSERNSPTRHSSVSPDRYKLAESPAGTQRRSSLSRIQPRSHASSQLPSHVPSRHTSGRSSPSRRRGSIAARTASPPRASPAHRRTDSSHLQNGQYDAQMGCSPQLRSSSQASNKHSLDSEKLYRNLESISRRGSSAIQRNSYEGSQATPRTRTAVNSSANTRSRNSREVSPPRNGYSTHSHSPQREAYSRESRLSPSQGSWQGSAHSLLSLPPSRGSSSSRRGVDSQVLGGLLSHVAVTETDKGSERNNAVSGERSRSSIRRGMDALLISEPKKAAVEVEQVGMTIDDYIVLADIPKILLESEEEPPGLRRRNQSPSPCRNQLRTYRNQDEIDIYSSRIESDKRGRGRERGRDRREKCRDSENGRSSRRQSTSSLRTQSSDNQSGKHRSSKVKERAPTGCPQTQGWMSRLDEHGKWMKHWFVLGETSLRYYRDSEAEESDDLDGEIHLRSCVNVSDCDVEKNYGLQIQTKRAVFTLSAMTSRIRRNWVKLLKQAIQNNTHQSDTGSEKENPLSRRPSSCQPLARFTCQDSGYEPAISTSIATAANSHRAGHHHQSVDGDLDLFPASQREEGEGWDREQAKRLEERNKWFEEGVPLGEMGSRWDSMELKRGSVPVPVIDTMDSEVSRKWAELEKMSFSDLSAQSLIGAQAEQSNTQRASQQAYQSSPEEGEQSVTVSETDISSSKGALPTINGAQTIQTNTAEALQKEALSLRKQVESIKRERAAMGLEVESPCGPRAPCRARLEAMEAAHQKALQELQEKHTREIRELEEQRDRMLQEESKTAAKAMEALRAAHREELEREVEKARRLAGGAEHVDTLYHMPPADVLHSELDVLSEHYSQTCLQLSRAEQSSRGRETDLGRKERELEQLRRENQELKAKLAEEISRMRYFITGQRSDMGSLGNTERSASEVETLLRAKDNEVQYLQKEISCLQNEVQSLTKEKEAAYERYKLAYVELNEMRGRSQLERGSLNEHLRLANAVLQEGARET, from the exons ATGACCCGACTGGACCCTGCCTCCCAACGTGGTACTGAAAGCTCCtggatggatgagaggaggagcaggtccCGCAGGGCATCAG AGTCCAGAGGCGACAGGGAAAAAGAGAGTGGCTACTTCTCTCCAGACAGAAGAGGCGATAGAGATCGGCAAACGGAGGAAGCCAACAAACGAATCTATCGTTACTACGAAAGAGGGCATCCTCTTCCCAGCAACTATGTTCTTGAGCCCAAAGCCTGCGTCCCCTACAGGAACGTCAACCTCGGCTTGCCGTCACAGAGGAGGAACCCAGATACGTATTTGCAGGAAGCTTGGAGAAGTGAATCCCCAGAAAGATACACGTATCACTCCAACTTTAGACGGGGGACTGATTCAGAGAGGAATTCGCCAACGCGCCACAGCTCTGTCAGCCCAGATCGCTACAAGCTTGCTGAATCCCCTGCGGGAACCCAGAGAAGGAGCTCCCTCTCCCGGATTCAGCCTCGGTCTCACGCCTCCTCTCAGCTTCCTTCACATGTTCCCTCTCGGCATACATCCGGCAGATCCAGTCCGTCCCGCAGGAGGGGGTCCATTGCCGCTCGGACTGCCTCACCCCCGAGGGCCAGCCCAGCTCACAGGCGCACAGACTCTTCGCATCTACAGAACGGTCAGTATGATGCTCAGATGGGATGCAGCCCACAGTTGAGGAGTTCATCACAAGcgtcaaacaaacacagcttggACTCTGAGAAACTCTACAGGAATCTAGAGTCAATCTCACGCCGTGGATCTTCAGCCATCCAGCGAAACTCGTATGAGGGATCTCAAGCAACTCCCAGAACCAGAACCGCTGTCAACAGCTCGGCCAACACTCGGTCTCGCAACAGCCGTGAGGTATCCCCGCCCAGGAACGGCTACAGCACTCACAGCCACAGCCCTCAGAGGGAGGCCTACTCCAGAGAAAGCAGACTGAGTCCTTCTCAAGGCTCCTGGCAGGGGTCCGCTCACTCTTTACTCAGCCTCCCACCCTCTCGTGGTTCCTCCTCATCAAGGCGAGGTGTGGACTCTCAGGTGCTCGGTGGTTTGCTGTCACATGTTGCAGTCACAGAAACTGATAAAGGCAGTGAGAGGAATAATGCAGTCAGCGGTGAGAGAAGCCGGAGCAGCATAAGGCGAGGCATGGACGCCTTACTGATCTCTGAACCTAAGAAGGCAGCAGTGGAAGTGGAGCAG GTGGGGATGACCATCGACGACTACATCGTTCTGGCTGATATTCCAAAGATCCTGCTGGAGTCAGAAGAAGAGCCTCCagggctgaggaggaggaaccaGAGCCCCAGTCCATGTAGGAATCAGCTTCGGACTTACAG AAATCAAGATGAAATAGACATCTACAGTTCGAGGATTGAGTCAGACAAGagggggagaggcagagagagaggcagagacagacgAGAGAAATGTCGGGACTCTGAGAACGGGCGATCATCTCGAAGGCAGTCAACTTCATCTCTTCGCACACAG AGTTCAGATAATCAGAGTGGAAAACACAGATCCTCAAAGGTGAAGGAGCGAGCTCCTACTGGATGCCCGCAGACACAG GGATGGATGTCCAGACTGGATGAACATGGCAAG TGGATGAAACACTGGTTTGTTCTGGGTGAAACTTCCCTGAGGTACTACAGAGACTCAGAGGCTGAGGAG TCAGATGATCTAGACGGAGAGATCCACCTGAGGTCCTGTGTGAACGTGTCAGACTGTGATGTAGAGAAGAACTATGGACTCCAAATACAA ACAAAGAGAGCAGTGTTCACTCTCTCTGCTATGACCTCCAGAATACGGCGGAACTGGGTGAAATTACTAAAGCAGGCGATCCAGAACAACACGCA ccaatcagacacCGGCAGCGAGAAAGAGAACCCCCTCTCCCGCAGACCGTCGTCATGCCAACCCCTTGCTCGGTTCACCTGCCAGGACTCCGGCTATGAACCCGCCATTTCCACCTCCATCGCCACAGCTGCAAACTCCCATCGGGCCGGCCACCACCACCAAAGTGTAGACGGGGATCTGGACTTGTTTCCAGccagtcagagagaggaaggggagggctGGGACCGCGAGCAAGCGAAGCGATTGGAGGAGAGGAACAAGTGGTTTGAGGAGGGGGTTCCTTTAGGTGAGATGGGCAGCAGGTGGGACTCCATGGAGCTGAAGAGGGGGAGTGTGCCTGTGCCTGTTATAGACACCATGGACTCAGAGGTCAGCCGGAAGTGGGCAGAACTTGAGAAAATGTCCTTTAGTGACTTGAGCGCGCAGTCTCTCATTGGAGCACAGGCTGAACAGTCAAACACCCAGCGGGCATCACAGCAGGCGTACCAGTCGAGCCCTGAAGAGGGCGAacagtctgtcactgtgtcagaAACTGATATATCGAGCTCAAAGGGAGCTCTTCCAACTATAAATGGAGCCCAAACCATTCAAACCAACACAGCTGAAGCACTTCAAAAGGAG GCTCTCTCTCTTCGAAAACAAGTGGAGAGCATTAAGAGGGAGCGCGCGGCCATGGGGCTCGAGGTGGAGAGCCCGTGCGGCCCCCGGGCTCCCTGTAGGGCCAGACTAGAAGCAATGGAAGCAGCGCATCAGAAAGCattgcaggagctgcaggagaaacacacGAGGGAGATCAGGGAActggaggaacagagagacaggatgctgcaggaggagagcaaGACGGCTGCTAAAG CGATGGAGGCACTGAGAGCAGCTcacagagaggagctggagagagaggtggagaaggcCAGGAGGTtagctggaggagctgaacaTGTGGATACTTTGTACCACAT GCCCCCGGCAGATGTCTTGCATAGTGAGTTAGATGTGTTGTCAGAGCACTACTCTCAGACGTGCCTGCAGCTGAGCCGCGCcgagcagagcagcaggggcCGAGAGACTGACCTTGGCCGCaaggagagagagctggagcagctgagaaGAGAGAACCAG GAGCTTAAGGCCAAACTGGCTGAAGAGATCAGCCGCATGCGATACTTCATCACAGGCCAGAGGTCGGACATGGGATCTCTTGGCAATACTGAGCGCTCTGCGTCAGAAGTGGAG ACCTTACTAAGGGCAAAAGACAATGAGGTGCAGTATCTTCAGAAAGAAATCAGCTGTCTACAGAATGAAGTTCAGTCTCTTACCAAG GAGAAAGAAGCAGCTTATGAGCGTTACAAGTTGGCGTACGTCGAGCTGAATGAAATGAGGGGTCGTAGCCAGTTGGAGAGGGGCTCCCTCAATGAACACTTGAGACTGGCCAATGCTGTACTGcaggagggagcgagggagaccTGA